A window from Vanessa cardui chromosome 21, ilVanCard2.1, whole genome shotgun sequence encodes these proteins:
- the LOC124538836 gene encoding regucalcin-like, translating to MSLNFSLTILCLFGCALAKNLQHYKISMVSSGDTDRVALFTHAESPVWDVESQSLYFVDALQQNVHRLDYVSGQIFTKHIGYGQVNVVSLVSGSSRLLVAVRSALYLLDWKVSGDAALRLLTTVDEGLPENLINEGKADSEGRFWAGTKGPQSGDDVLPDKATFYSISQQSFTQPRIHLRPVSISNGLVWSLNNTIMYYIDSPTQKIEAFDFDPVNGEISGRRTIIDIANYGYEDAIPDGMTIDSRGHLWVAVMFGGTVLHIDPDSRKIVFGYKLPVSRTTSLCWGGPNLDELFVTTSKAKLDANEPLSGAIFTIRGTGSRGVPAYSFRFDNADDY from the exons ATGTctcttaatttttcattaactaTCTTGTGCCTTTTTGGGTGCGCTCTAGCAAAAAATTTACAACATTACAAAATTTCTatg GTATCATCTGGCGACACCGATAGAGTTGCACTATTTACGCACGCGGAGAGTCCGGTGTGGGACGTCGAGTCACAATCTCTATACTTCGTAGATGCGCTGCAGCAGAACGTGCACAGATTAGATTATGTTTCTGGGCAAATCTTTACCAAACATATTG GATATGGCCAAGTTAATGTAGTGTCTCTGGTATCGGGGTCGAGTCGTCTGTTAGTCGCAGTGCGCTCCGCCCTCTACCTCTTAGACTGGAAGGTATCCGGTGACGCCGCCCTCCGGTTACTAACGACGGTGGACGAGGGTCTTCCAGAGAATCTGATCAATGAGGGAAAAGCAGATTCTGAAGGGAGATTCTGGGCAG GTACAAAGGGTCCTCAATCAGGCGACGATGTGCTCCCAGACAAGGCCACGTTTTACAGCATTAGCCAGCAATCTTTCACCCAGCCGCGGATACATCTCAGACCTGTATCCATCTCCAATGGACTCGTGTGGTCTCTCAACAACACTATCATGTATTACATCGACTCACCGACTCAGAAAATTGAAGCATTTGACTTTGATCCAGTTAATGGAGAAATAA GCGGAAGAAGAACAATAATCGATATAGCAAACTACGGATACGAAGACGCGATCCCTGATGGTATGACCATAGACAGCCGCGGCCACCTCTGGGTCGCAGTCATGTTCGGCGGCACG GTATTACACATCGACCCGGACAGCCGAAAGATCGTTTTCGGCTACAAGCTACCGGTGTCCAGAACGACGTCTCTTTGCTGGGGCGGACCGAACCTTGACGAATTATTTGTGACAACTTCGAAGGCAAAACTGGACGCAAACGAGCCGCTGAGTGGCGCTATATTCACTATACGGGGAACAGGAAGCCGGGGCGTTCCCGCTTATTCCTTCCGATTTGACAATGCTGATGACTACTAA